TCAAAACGTAAAAGATAAAAAGCAAGTTTATGATCGTGGAGATTATCGATTTGTGGTTGATGATAAAATTATGTTTTTAAAAAATGATACTGACTTAGATTTAGCAAATGGAGACGTTGGAAAGATTATTAAAATTAATTACAATGCAATTGGTAAATTAAAAGATGTATTAACTGAATTTAATAATAAAGAAATATTATTACAACCAAAAAACTTTAGTGATGTAAAATTATCTTATGCAACAAGTGTGCATAAAACACAAGGTAGTGAATATAACAATGTCTTATTAGTTGTTGATCAACAAAAGTATAATTCAGGATTTATTAATAAAACTTTAATTTATACAGCAATCACCAGAGCTAAAGACAAAATTACAATTTTAGGTGACAGTGATTTATTCTTTGAAGCAATCAAAATAACACCACCAAGAAGAAATACAACATTAATTGAAACAATGATAGAAAAGAGTGAAATAAATGGGTAAAAAACAAACATATTTAAAATACTTAGCAACAGCAGCAGGTTTATTTTTCTTAAGTGCTTTATTAATTAAATTTTTTGGTTTTCAAAAAGGGGTATTTAAAGGTAACACGACAGGCCTTTTAATTACTGAATTAGTTTTATTTATAATCGGTTTAATATTCTTAGGATTTTACTGATTTGTTAAATTCAAAGATATTAAAAAAGATGATTATAAAATGAGCAAGAAGGAAAACATGTATTTTATTGCTGCATTAGGTTTATATGCATTAGCTTCATTAATGACTTTTATATTTATTATTGCAGCACATTTTATGGCAAAAATTATTGTAATATTCTATGTATTCTTAATTTTGATCCTATTATTCTTACTAACAGCATCTGTATTTGAAATGATTAGTAGACTAGGTTATCAAAGTTATTTAGCTAAAAAAGAATATGAGGAAATTCAAAAACTTAAAAAAGCTAAAATTGAAAAAATGATTTCAGAAGATAAAAACTTAGATAAACATGAATTAGCTAAAATTGTAGATCCTAAAAAGAAAAGAACAAAAGAGGCTGAAGAAATTTTAAAAGCTGAATCAATTAAAAAATTAAAAAATAAGGATACTAATCCTTTTAAAGATTAATATAAATTAAAGACTATACATTGAGTAAAACTTCAGTTTATAGTTTTTTTAATCTCACTAAATACTTAAACTCTTATAATTTATCTGAAAAATTTGAATTTTGAAATTACAAGATTTAACAATATAATAAAGTTAATATTTTAAATTATTTGCAACTTTTAATATTATTCAATTTTACTTCGATGGTAAGGTGGGTAGTGAAAAGGAAAAGCGTATGTTTAAACTTTTAACAGGTTTGCTAGGTGTAGTTAGTGTTTCTGCAGCAAGTGAAGCAAGTGTGCCACTTGTATTACAAACACCAAGTTCAGTTGGCAACAATTTAGATGAAGTAAAAAGAGAAATTAGTGTAAATGTAGATGGTAAACTATCTACTGAAAAAATTGAAGCTTTGTCTATAAATACTGTTCCAGAATCAAAATCTGGAATTGAGTCAATGATTTATGACTATCATGCACCATATTCATTAGGCAAATTTTTAATTGATTACAGTATACTAAATATTGAATTTTCATACACAACATATATAACTGGAGAAGATAATCCATTTCAAACAAATGTTATTTCACAGGATATTAACATTTGTTGAATGTGATGACATGATGCTGTAACTGATTCTACAGTTCTTTCAAGAAAACATTTTGATCCATTATATAAAGGTGACGCATCAGTTAAAGCTATGATTTCAGTTCATCGAATAATTGACACAAATATCTTAAGGTTTAGAACAAAATATACAGTTTCAGCAAAAAGTTCTTTACCTTTTTTAGTATTTGGCAGTAGTCTTGAATATTTTAGTGTACATAAAATAATTTTTTGTGGTTAAATACATACATTTAAGATAAAAAATAAAGACACTAATCCCTTTAAAGATTGATGTCTTTTTTATTATTAAACTGATTTACTATTAATTGCTGTTATTGAATATTTATTTTTAAGAATATCAATCTTAATTGTTATAACTTCATTATTTATTGTATATTCAAATGTTTTGTCATCAATTTCTTTCACATCTATTATTTGAGCTTTATCAAACTCAGCTTGCATTTTAGCTTTTAATTTTGATTGTTGCTTTTTAAACAATTCAGTTTTTATATTCAACGCTTCAAGTAATCCATTGCTGCCTTTAGTATCAGCAACAATTTTATTTAAATAATCAATAAACGATCCAGGTTTAATATATTCTTCTTGATTATCATCATTTGGTCTTATATATCCTAATTTTGGTAATAATTCTGTAGGATTTTCTTGTGCTACTTTAATTACACCTTGTAATTGATTAACTAAACTTGAAACATTATTAAAGTTAACTTTCAATGGTTCATTTGCATCAGTTTTAACTAATGCAGACAGTTTAGTCATAAAAGTTCTAATTGAATTATCTCCATTTATCGGGAAGTTTAAAATATCAATAGTTCCACCAGATTTTAATTGTTTATCTAATAATGAATTTAATAAATGATTTCAAGCTACATCTCAAGGTTTGCTTAAAACTCCTTCACTTACTAAATTGTTAATCATATCTGCGATTTCTTGGCTAATTGTTCCAATTGCAACAGCAGCCTTTAATGCTGCACTAATTAATGGTGGAATGATTATTTCTCCAGCAAGATCAACAATTTTATTATTTGCACTTAATAATCCTAAACCACCAACAAGCATACTTCCAAGTGGTTGTTCTTTATTTGAAATACCATTTAATAGTGCTTTAAACACACCACTTAAACCTACTTCACTATAATCATGATTGATAAAGTTTGAAATAAATCCATCAATGCTTGGTGGAATTACATCTATTTGTTTATATTTTTCATACCCTCTAAATAAAAATTGTAATAGATTTTGTAATTCTTTACCATTTTTATCATTAACAGCTAGATTTAAATAAACAATTAAATCTTTAATGTTTAATTCATTAGTTATTTCAGAATATTTTTTGACTCTGATTGCTGTTAATTCTTTTCAAGTTAATGTTTTTGCATTTTCTGTGTTTTCACCAATAGCTTCAATTCGTGATGTTGCAAAATTACTTAAATAGATTGCAAAAATACGTACAAAATTGATAACGCCACATAATGATTCTCAATTATCAACAATGTCTAAATTCATATGTGATTGTTTTGAAAGATCTTGCATTGCAAGTGCAACTCCATTTAATGCTGGACCTCTTCATTTAGTTGCTTCTTCAGCTGTTGAATTCTTATATCTTTCTTTACGATTTGAAAATACATTTAAAGCATTAGCAAAATCAATAATTGATGAATTTAACGCTTGCTCAATTGAATAATTTTTATATTTTGAAGGATTCAATGCTTTAGATAACTTTTGAATATTTGCATCTGATAATAAAGCTGCAGCATAGGCTAGCAATCCTTGATCTGAAATATTATTAGGCATTATATTAATTCCTAAATCAGCTAAATATAAAACTAATTCAATAATTTTACCATTACTTAGTAATGACATGATTGTAGGATAGATACCTGAAATACTCATAATAATATTAGGATCTTTTGGTGCAGTTCCTGCACTAATTTCAATTGCAGATTTATCTGCTAATTTACTATTAATAATTTGATCACCAAAGTATAATCTTTGAATGTCACTAAATCGACCATAGTTATTAATTCCATTTTCACCAGATGTTTGAGCTGATGAATCTAATTCTTGAATAAATTTGTTTTTAACCATATTTTCATAAACATAATTAAAGTCATATTTAGTTGTTGAATTATGATTTAAATAATATGCTTTTGAAACTTGTTTAAGCAGAATATTAATATCATCTTGATTATATTTTACATCAGTTTTTTTAATATATGGAATTCCGCCACATGCAATAACAGTTGTTGTAGATGAAGCAGTAATTGTTACTGCAGCTAGTAATGAGATTAATTTTTTCATTTTTTACTCAACTCCTTTGCATAATTTAATAAAATTTCTGAAACCATTTTATGTACTTCTTTTGTAGGGTGCATAATATCATCAAAGAAATAATTATCAATATTTCCATCAACTCCTTCAATATCATTATGAATTGGACTTACAGTTATGTTTAAAGTATTTTGTTTACCATAATCAATATCATTTTTAACTTTATTTAAAAGTAATTTGATATTTTCAATTATATCTAAATTAATATCACCTTGAACTGTTTCTTTTTGATCATTGATTGTAACGTTAAAAGTTAAATTATTAGCAAAACTTTTTCTTAAAACTACTTTTTCACCTCTAGCTTCAACTGATTTAATGAATTGTTGCTCTAAAAAATCTGATTCTGTGTACATGTCATATAGTTGAATAGACTCAAGATAATAAGATTCTACTTCTTTTAAAACATCCATTAATTTATGATAGTATTCTTCACAAACATCAATAATATATTTTGCATGTTTTTTGCCTTCTTCAGTGTCATCTTTAAAGATATTTTGGTATATTGGTGGAAAATCCATTCTTGGTGGGGTCATGAAAATAATATTTTTAATTCCATTATTTAATAAATTAAATAAAGCATTTCTAATTCTTGTCATGCTATCATTCAAGAACTCAACTTGTTTAGCTTCATTTCCATAATATCCAACTAGTGAAAATAAATCATTTCCACCAATTTCAAAAAATACTAAATCATTATTTTTGATTTGATGTTGTGATATTAAAGCTTCAGTTTGTTTATCAATTGTCGCATCGTTTAATAATAACCCTGTAGGTAAATCAAGTTTTGCAGCAGTAGCTCCACCAACTGAATAGTTTTTTCCATAATTTTGTTGTTGATTTTTTAATAATCAATTACTTGGTTTCATTTCTCCAAAACCTAATTCCTCTGAAAGAATTGTTGGAGCTGTTGGACCATTAGTAAATGCACTATAATGAACACCATCTTTTTCAAAGCCATATGTTCCACCAAGTTGAACATTTAGTTTAACGATACTATTTGAAAACTTAGTATCAATTAAATATGTTAGTCCATTTGTATCACTTAAACTATCTCCAACAATGTAGAAATTTGTAAAACCAAATTTCCCTTCCATACTATCATCAATTGCTTTTGATTTATCAATGCTTTTTCCAATTAATAATGGATTTTGATCTGGTGATCCTTCATTTTCTCCACAACTAATAACACTAGCAACAGCAGAAGTTATTAATGCTGTTGCTGCTAATATAGCTAGTAACTTTTTCATAATTATTCTCCTGTGCTTTCTTCATCTTTAAGCTTCTTAGCTTTTTTAATTTGTCATACTCCAAATCCAATTCCAGTTGGTGTAATCACAAATGCTGTCATCATGACAATAAATGTGGCTTGGGCCATTGTTAAACCTCTTGTGAAGTTTGGGTGATATAAATCATCGATTGTTACATAATCAGCAACATCATCAGCTGATAAGTTTTTATTTACAAAAGGATTTTGTAAAGTTTGTATATTAATGGCATATTTGATTGAATCAATTTGTTTGTTTAAGAATCAAACTTTATTGTTAACTAATTTTGTTCCTGCTGATTCCTTAACTTTTATTCCAGTTAAACCAGGTCCAGTACTTACAAGTTTATCTTCGTATTCATCTTGATCTCAAATTGATTGTTGCTTAATGGCATTTTGCTTTAAATCTTTTGAAAACATTTCTTTTACACCATTTTTATGAAAGATTCATTGAGTTCCTGTATGTACATAACCATAAGATTGAAACTCAGTTGCAATTGCTTGATCAAATTCAATCATATCCATGGCAATATCATAAAAATCTATTTGTTGTTTTTGTTCAATCAGTGATTGTCATCTATTGTGGTATCAATCGTTAGTAAATTCAGTATATAAAGGTGTATATTTGTCTTTTTCAGCAGCATTATAAGAATCAATAGTAGATATTGCGTCTGCTAAATAAGAAGTTCTTATAACATTGTCCATAATTGGTTCATAAAGTGGGCTTTTAGGGTCTAAAAGATATTTATCTTTTGGCATTATTATTTTTAATTGTTTTTTAACTGAATTAATAAATTGAATTGATTCAAACCCTACTCCTGGTATTGTTGAAGCAACAGCTGCAACTCCGTATAAAGAAGATAATACAATAATTGTAATACCTTGTTTTTTCAATCCTAATTTCATAAAATTCTCCTTGATTCAATATTTTGTGAATTTCAATATATTAAGTATAATTATACATTAAACAATAATCTTGTCAAAGCTTTGTTGCTTGACAATATTTTTCTTTTCAATCAAATTTGAGATTCCGATTCCAATTAATAAAATAGGTTCTCCTTCGTAAATATCATCTAAAAGTGATTTAACTTTTGAATATATTTTTTCTAAATTATCAGTGTAATCATTAAATGATTCACTATATGTTTTGCGTTTTTTATGTTCTCTTTTTTCAAAATTAATTTCCTGATTATAGAATTTAATTGATAACGCAACTGTTTTTCCAGCTACTTCATTTTTATGCATTCTATTAACCGCTTTTTGCGTTAAATTAAATAAGATTTCTTCAATTTCATCTGTGGTCATATTTTTCTTATCAAAAGTTTTTTCATTTGAAATAGATTTAATGCTTGTATCTCAATATGCAATTTTATTATTATTGATTCCATTTAATTTTTCATACATTTTATATCCAGCTAAACCAAAAGTATCATTAATCACTTTTTGATCTAGTTTAATAAAATCATTAACAGTTTTAACATTTAAGTTTTGCATTTTTTCTAATGATGAACTTCCAACTCCAATTACATCTTCAATTGGTTTATTTCAAATTAAAGTTTTAAAGTTTTCTTTTGTAATCATTGTAAATCCATTTGGCTTTTTAATATCACTACCCATTTTTGCAAATAAGCGAGTAAAACTAGCTCCAATGCTGCATGTTAACCCTGTTTCTTGATAAACTGCTGCTTGAATAGCTAAGCAAAGGTTTTGAACGTTTCCATATCTTTTTCAAATGTTTGTACCATCAATAAAACATTCATCAATTCCTAGTACTTCAACTTTATACGTAAATTGATCTTTAATAAGATTAAAAATTCTTTTACTATAGTCTTCATATAATTCACGATTGACTTCTCTAATTACTAATTCACCATAAGCTAATTCTTTTGCTTTAAAAATTGGTGTTCCAACTTTAATTCCATATTTTCTTGCATCATATGAAGATGCAATAATAATACTTTTGTCATGATTACGTGAAACCACAACAGGTTTATTTCTTAGTGATTTGTCATGTGCTTGCTCGCAACTTGCAAAAAACGCATCCATATCAAGATGCAAGATTACTTTATCATTCATATGAATGCCTCCTTTTTTAAGTTAAATATTTTCAAGCTTGATTAACTACTTTATTTAATTCTTCTTCTTTTCAATCTTTGTATTTATCTGTTTTTATCAAATAAGCTAAATATTCAATGTTTTGCTTTTTGTTTCCAAGAATTGGTGAATAAGTTAATTTATTAATTGTAAAACCATTTGCTTTGGCATAACTAATAAAGTTTTTAAGGACTTTTAAATGTGTTGATTTTAAATTAACCTTTCCGTTTTTAGCTAATTCACTACCTGCTTCAAATTCAGGTTTAATTAACATTACACCATCAACTTCTGATTTAACTAAATTTGTTAGTGCTGGTAAAATCTTATCTAATGAAATAAAACTAACATCACAACAAAAGAAATTAATAGCTTGATCAAAATCAGTTTGCTTGGCATATCTAAAATTATATTGTGACATATCTTTGACTAAAAGATTGTTTTTTAATGCTAAATCTAATTGATGAGTACCAACATCAACAGCATAAACAAAGTTTGCTTGTTTTTCCAAACAAACTTGTGTAAATCCACCTGTTGAAGCTCCAATATCTAAACATACTTTATTAATTAAGTCTATTTTTCAATCTTTAATTGCTTTTTCAAGTTTTAATCCAGCTCTTGAAACAAATGTACTTTGCTTTAATTTGATTTCGATTAAATCTGTTTCATTTACCATAAATCCTGCTTTAATAATTAAAACATCATTTACATAAACTTCTTTTCTATTAACTATGTGTTCTTTTGCTTTACTTCTTGTAGTAACTAATGCTTTTTCTACTAGTACTTCATCTAATCGTTTTTTCATTAATTAAATTCTTTGATTTTGTTATCTTCTAAAACTTTGTTAATAGTACCTTTGTATTCAGTTAGTTTTTCTTTTGCTAATTGAATTCTTTTAATATTTTCTTCAAATATTTTCATTGCTTGTTCCATTGATATTTCATCTGATGATAATTTCAATGTTTCTTCTTTTAATTCTGCGATTAATTGATCGTATGTTTTATTTTTCATATTTTTTAACTCCTTTAATAGTTGTTTCTACTTCTCCATCTTTTAAAACTAATTTCAATTCTTGATTTATAGTTAGTTTATCAATCGAATTAATGATTTGGTTATCTTTACTCATAATTAAACCAAAACCCTTTCTCATTGGCTTCTTAGGGTCCAATAATGCTGTTTTAGCTTCAATATTTTCAATAAATAATTCATTGTATTGAATGATATTGTTGATGTTATTAATAAAATTCTTTTGAATGTAATTTAAATCTAAAGTATTTACTTCTACTTTGTTATTAATTTTTAAAACATTTTGTTTTGATAACTCACTTATCTTAATTTGCTGATTGTTATATACATTTTTGAATAAACGAATTTGATTTTCATAATTATAAGCTAATTCCTTTAATAATTCTTCTGTACTAATTGATGCTAGTTCAGCTGCAGCTGTTGGAGTAGCTGCTCTTAAATCTGCTACATAATCACTTAATGTAATATCTGGTTCATGACCAACAGCACTAATTGTGGGAATTGCTGAATCTATGATTGCTTGTAAAACTTCCATTTCATTGAAAGTTCACAGATCTTCATAGCTTCCTCCACCACGACCAATAATTAATAAATCTAGTTTTGGACTAAATTGATTTGCTTGTTTGATTTTTTTGGCAATATCAAACTTTGCTGTATCACCTTGGACCATGGTTGGAAATAAGTAAATATTAACTGATGGTATTCTTCTTTTTAATGTTGTAATTAAATCTCTAATGGCTGCTCCTGAATCAGTGGTGATTAAACCAATATTTTTAGCAAAACGATTAATTGGTCGTTTTCTTGATTCATCAGTTCAACCTAACGCAGTAATTTCTTTTAAACGTTCTTCAAAAATGATTTGAAGATCACCTTTACCTTCAACACTAACATGAACTGCTTCAAAACTTATTCTTCCAGTTGGAACATAATAAGTTATTCTTCCATAACAAGTAATTTCCATTCCCTCTTTAACATTTAGACTAATTAGTTTATGTGCATTACTTTTTCAAATCATTGCTCCGATTGTACTTTGATTATCTTTTAAAGAAAAATATACATGTCCTGATTTGTTAAAAGTTAGATTACTTACTTCTCCCCTGACATATATATTTTTAAAATAGTTACTACCTTCAATTGCTTCTTTAAAGATCTGATTTATTTCAGCAACTGAAAATACTTTTTTGTCCATTATAGTTTAATAACCTTATCTAAACATGCGTTTACAAATTTATAATCAAAATCAACTTCGTTTTCTTTTACTAAATTAATTAGTTCGTTGATTGTAACTGCTTTTGGAGTAGGAGTAAAGATAATTTCATAAGTACCAATAATTAAAATTGATTGAATATATGTTGGTATTCTTTCTCATTTTCAATTTGCACTTAAATGTTTTTTAACTTCAGTTTTTAAATCTGAAAGTTTTTCAGCGATATTATTAGCTATTAATGTTGTTTCTACATCTAGTTTTTCTTGTGTCTCATCTAAGATATCTTGTTTAATGTAATTAGTATCATTATTCATTAATAAATATCTGTAAAACATTTGCGTTAAATAAGTACGTCTTTTTGTCATACTTAATTTTTGTTTACTCATAATATCACCGTCCTTTGATTTATTAATTATCTCATATTTTACTTAACTTTTTTTGAAAAAGTTTTATTAAATAAGTTTTCAATTTCTTCTTTATACGGCGGTTTATCTTCTACATACGGTGTTTCTAAAACTTTCGGTACATCGATGTATTCTTCATCTCATAACACATTTAAAAGATTATTAAAACCAATATAACCATATCCAATATTTTCATGACGATCTTTATGTGCTAATAAAGGATTTTTTGAATCATTTAAATGAAAACAAATTATTTTGTCTTTTCCAATTGTGTTATTAATTTCTGTTTTAATTGCTGCTCAGTCATTAAAATCATATCCTGCATCATGCATATGACATGTATCTAAACATACTGCTACTTTAGCTGGTTGTTTTACATGATCAAGTACATATTTAAAATCATTTAATGATAATCCAATCTCTGTTCCTTTTCCTGCCATTGTTTCTAATGCAATGATTACATTTTTTTGTGTTGATGCTACTTGATCTAGTCCTTTGACTAATGCATTTAATGCATCAGTATAATCACCTTTTAATCTTGCACCTGGATGTAATACTAAAATTTTAATTTCAATATCTTCACATCTTTGAATTTCTTGTTTTAAAAAATCTACTCCAAAATCTCAAGTTGTTTGATTAACAGGATTTGAAATATTAATAATATATGGAGCATGTACAACTAAGTGATCTTTATTAATGCTATTTTCACTTAATAATTGATTAAATTCTTCAATATGTAATTTCTCTGTTGCTGTACGATTAGCATTTTGTGGTGGTCCTGTATAAATCATTAATGTATTTGCATGATAACTGATAGCTTCTTTAACACTTCCAATTAAATATTCTCCGTGTTTATTTGCTTTGCTCATCCCTACATGGCTACCTAAGATTGGTTTTTTCATATTATGCTCCTTTAAAGTATTTAATAGCTACTGCTTTATCTTGATTTAATAAAGTTTTTAGCTCATCTAAGTTATTTACTTTTTCACTTTCACGAATAAATTCTACAATTTCAACTTCAATACCTCAACCATATATATCTTGATCAAAGTCTAAAATATGACTTTCAAAAACATTAACGCCATTTTTATTTGTTCAATAAGCACTAATACTTGGATATAAATTATCATCATTTGGTAATTTTGTTGTTGTTAAGTACACTGCTTCTTTAAGTACTAATTCATCATTAATAATAATGTTAGCAGTTGGGTAATTGATTGTTCTGCCAATGTGATTTCCATGTTCTACAAATCCTTTAAAACTAAAATTAAAACCATTTAGTTGTTTGTATTCTTTTATTTGCCCGTTTTTTAAAAATTCTTCACTTTTTTTAATATTTTCATTTAGTGTTTGATCATATTTAATAACTTCAACATCATCAATAGCTTTTTTAATATTTTCTAAATCGTCATTATTATTAAAAACATAAACTTTAGTAATATTTAAATCTTGTTTCATTTTGTCATAGTGATATTGATTATTAAATGAGTGTCATAGTACAACTTCACAATCATTTTTAGCTGCTTTTTCTTCAATTCCGTTATTTGGAATGATGTTTTTAAAATTACTTTGTTCTTTTTGAATTAAAATTATTTTCTTATTATCTTTTTTAGCTATTTTTATTAAATTATCTTCATTTAAATCTCACTTATCAAAATTTGCAAACAAGGCAACGTTTTCTGGCAAATTTCATAGCATCATTAGCATTTCATTATAATGTATCATTTTATTTTTCTCTTTTCTTATTTAATTTAAACTAATTTATATTTCTAAAAATCAAATTATTTTTGTATATTTGTATAAATTTGTATTTTTTGCTTACATTTTATATTATAATTAAAAAATAAAAAAAGGAGAAATTTATGGCTGATAAAAAGCAAAAAAAAAGTCAAT
This region of Mesoplasma melaleucae genomic DNA includes:
- a CDS encoding SGNH/GDSL hydrolase family protein, which codes for MKKLLAILAATALITSAVASVISCGENEGSPDQNPLLIGKSIDKSKAIDDSMEGKFGFTNFYIVGDSLSDTNGLTYLIDTKFSNSIVKLNVQLGGTYGFEKDGVHYSAFTNGPTAPTILSEELGFGEMKPSNWLLKNQQQNYGKNYSVGGATAAKLDLPTGLLLNDATIDKQTEALISQHQIKNNDLVFFEIGGNDLFSLVGYYGNEAKQVEFLNDSMTRIRNALFNLLNNGIKNIIFMTPPRMDFPPIYQNIFKDDTEEGKKHAKYIIDVCEEYYHKLMDVLKEVESYYLESIQLYDMYTESDFLEQQFIKSVEARGEKVVLRKSFANNLTFNVTINDQKETVQGDINLDIIENIKLLLNKVKNDIDYGKQNTLNITVSPIHNDIEGVDGNIDNYFFDDIMHPTKEVHKMVSEILLNYAKELSKKWKN
- a CDS encoding riboflavin kinase, producing the protein MIHYNEMLMMLWNLPENVALFANFDKWDLNEDNLIKIAKKDNKKIILIQKEQSNFKNIIPNNGIEEKAAKNDCEVVLWHSFNNQYHYDKMKQDLNITKVYVFNNNDDLENIKKAIDDVEVIKYDQTLNENIKKSEEFLKNGQIKEYKQLNGFNFSFKGFVEHGNHIGRTINYPTANIIINDELVLKEAVYLTTTKLPNDDNLYPSISAYWTNKNGVNVFESHILDFDQDIYGWGIEVEIVEFIRESEKVNNLDELKTLLNQDKAVAIKYFKGA
- a CDS encoding lipoprotein; this translates as MKKLISLLAAVTITASSTTTVIACGGIPYIKKTDVKYNQDDINILLKQVSKAYYLNHNSTTKYDFNYVYENMVKNKFIQELDSSAQTSGENGINNYGRFSDIQRLYFGDQIINSKLADKSAIEISAGTAPKDPNIIMSISGIYPTIMSLLSNGKIIELVLYLADLGINIMPNNISDQGLLAYAAALLSDANIQKLSKALNPSKYKNYSIEQALNSSIIDFANALNVFSNRKERYKNSTAEEATKWRGPALNGVALAMQDLSKQSHMNLDIVDNWESLCGVINFVRIFAIYLSNFATSRIEAIGENTENAKTLTWKELTAIRVKKYSEITNELNIKDLIVYLNLAVNDKNGKELQNLLQFLFRGYEKYKQIDVIPPSIDGFISNFINHDYSEVGLSGVFKALLNGISNKEQPLGSMLVGGLGLLSANNKIVDLAGEIIIPPLISAALKAAVAIGTISQEIADMINNLVSEGVLSKPWDVAWNHLLNSLLDKQLKSGGTIDILNFPINGDNSIRTFMTKLSALVKTDANEPLKVNFNNVSSLVNQLQGVIKVAQENPTELLPKLGYIRPNDDNQEEYIKPGSFIDYLNKIVADTKGSNGLLEALNIKTELFKKQQSKLKAKMQAEFDKAQIIDVKEIDDKTFEYTINNEVITIKIDILKNKYSITAINSKSV
- the xseA gene encoding exodeoxyribonuclease VII large subunit, with translation MDKKVFSVAEINQIFKEAIEGSNYFKNIYVRGEVSNLTFNKSGHVYFSLKDNQSTIGAMIWKSNAHKLISLNVKEGMEITCYGRITYYVPTGRISFEAVHVSVEGKGDLQIIFEERLKEITALGWTDESRKRPINRFAKNIGLITTDSGAAIRDLITTLKRRIPSVNIYLFPTMVQGDTAKFDIAKKIKQANQFSPKLDLLIIGRGGGSYEDLWTFNEMEVLQAIIDSAIPTISAVGHEPDITLSDYVADLRAATPTAAAELASISTEELLKELAYNYENQIRLFKNVYNNQQIKISELSKQNVLKINNKVEVNTLDLNYIQKNFINNINNIIQYNELFIENIEAKTALLDPKKPMRKGFGLIMSKDNQIINSIDKLTINQELKLVLKDGEVETTIKGVKKYEK
- a CDS encoding deoxyribonuclease IV, whose translation is MKKPILGSHVGMSKANKHGEYLIGSVKEAISYHANTLMIYTGPPQNANRTATEKLHIEEFNQLLSENSINKDHLVVHAPYIINISNPVNQTTWDFGVDFLKQEIQRCEDIEIKILVLHPGARLKGDYTDALNALVKGLDQVASTQKNVIIALETMAGKGTEIGLSLNDFKYVLDHVKQPAKVAVCLDTCHMHDAGYDFNDWAAIKTEINNTIGKDKIICFHLNDSKNPLLAHKDRHENIGYGYIGFNNLLNVLWDEEYIDVPKVLETPYVEDKPPYKEEIENLFNKTFSKKVK
- a CDS encoding TlyA family RNA methyltransferase, whose protein sequence is MKKRLDEVLVEKALVTTRSKAKEHIVNRKEVYVNDVLIIKAGFMVNETDLIEIKLKQSTFVSRAGLKLEKAIKDWKIDLINKVCLDIGASTGGFTQVCLEKQANFVYAVDVGTHQLDLALKNNLLVKDMSQYNFRYAKQTDFDQAINFFCCDVSFISLDKILPALTNLVKSEVDGVMLIKPEFEAGSELAKNGKVNLKSTHLKVLKNFISYAKANGFTINKLTYSPILGNKKQNIEYLAYLIKTDKYKDWKEEELNKVVNQAWKYLT
- a CDS encoding Y-family DNA polymerase, which gives rise to MNDKVILHLDMDAFFASCEQAHDKSLRNKPVVVSRNHDKSIIIASSYDARKYGIKVGTPIFKAKELAYGELVIREVNRELYEDYSKRIFNLIKDQFTYKVEVLGIDECFIDGTNIWKRYGNVQNLCLAIQAAVYQETGLTCSIGASFTRLFAKMGSDIKKPNGFTMITKENFKTLIWNKPIEDVIGVGSSSLEKMQNLNVKTVNDFIKLDQKVINDTFGLAGYKMYEKLNGINNNKIAYWDTSIKSISNEKTFDKKNMTTDEIEEILFNLTQKAVNRMHKNEVAGKTVALSIKFYNQEINFEKREHKKRKTYSESFNDYTDNLEKIYSKVKSLLDDIYEGEPILLIGIGISNLIEKKNIVKQQSFDKIIV
- the xseB gene encoding exodeoxyribonuclease VII small subunit gives rise to the protein MKNKTYDQLIAELKEETLKLSSDEISMEQAMKIFEENIKRIQLAKEKLTEYKGTINKVLEDNKIKEFN
- a CDS encoding transcription antitermination protein NusB, encoding MSKQKLSMTKRRTYLTQMFYRYLLMNNDTNYIKQDILDETQEKLDVETTLIANNIAEKLSDLKTEVKKHLSANWKWERIPTYIQSILIIGTYEIIFTPTPKAVTINELINLVKENEVDFDYKFVNACLDKVIKL